DNA from Archaeoglobus veneficus SNP6:
CTGCCGAAGTATTCAACTTTCCCATCAGTGGGTTCTATAAGCCCAGTTAGGATCTTGATTATCGTTGACTTCCCGGCCCCGTTTTCCCCTATCAGTCCGAGAATTTCTCCAGAATCAAGCTCAAAGCTAACTCCTTTGAGGGCTTCGAAATTCCCATATCTCTTCTTCAGCCCGTTGGCCTTCAACACAACCATTATTATAATGTGAGCGACAGGCATATATTAGCCTTTTCCAAGGTGTGATAATGATGCGGCTCTTCAACATTTCACGCCTCGAGCTCAAGAAGTCAAGAAAGAAGTACTCCAGAGGTCTCGTAGCAGTAATAGTCATTCTATCAATTTTCGCTGGACTTTCGGCGTACTTCTCTGCTGGAGAGGGTGTTAAATCTGATAGCAAGCTGTACGTCGTAGCAAGCCCCTACAGGATTGAGGAAAGACACTTTGTCTGGTATCCGATGTCCGCCGGGAAGGCTATACCTCTCGTAAGGAGCGGCGAGGTTGACGTGGCTTTGGGTCAACTCTTCCTGATTGTTGGCAAATCCGATAAGGCTCTTGCTGCTGCAGACGAGCTGAAGGCATTAATTGAACGACTGTTTGAAGAGGAGCTTTACAGGAGGTACGGCAGCGACGCGTTTCCCGTGTTTGTGTCTGTGGAGTACGTTAAGAGGGATGTGACCTACCAGATTGGTTTTAAGGGTGAAGAGAAGTCCAGAAGAGAAGAAACTTCGTCTGCGCCTGGACAGGCTCCAACTCTACCTCCAACCCCTGCTCCAGCTCCAGAAGAGCTCCCTAAGCCTTTTGAGGAGACAGAAGGTTTGGGCAGGGTTATCGGAGGAGAAGAGAAGTATGTAACTCCAAAGAACTTTTCACCACCAAACCTCCTTGGAAAGCTCGTTTACGCGTTTCTTTTTATTCTACCGTCCTACTTTGCTGTACAGGTTTTCTCTTCGTCACTCATCGAGGACAGAACCGCGAAGAGGCTTGATGTGCTGCTCGCCACACCCACCTCACCCCTAACAGTTCTCATGGGAAAACTCCTGCCATACCTTGCAACAGCGGTTCTTTCAGTCCTTGCAGCTTCACTTATCCTGGGAAAAAGCCCGGTAGCTCTCGCATACGTTCTGCCGGTCATTCTCTTCTTCGCAGCCCTTCAAGCCTTCTTTGCAATAAACGCGAGAAGTTACAAGGAGATGACGTTCTTCGTAATTTCGACTTCTCTGCTGGTTACGGCCTATATATTCATCCCGGCAGTCTTCGCGGGAACAATTCCCGTAAGCAAGGTCTCACCAATAACGCTAATGCTCGCGGACTTCGAGGGTGAAGAGATAGGGCTCAGAGATTACGTCTTCGCAACTCTGCAGTTCTACGCCATGGCTGCTGTGCTCATGGTTCTGGCAGCGAAATCCATGAGTCCCGAAATAGCCCATTCGTCGAAGAGTATTCCGGAAAAGGTCGTTTTGGCCCTAACAGGTCTCATGAAGAGAGAATGGCACGCTGCCATTGCATCAATTGCAGCAATACCCTTTGTTTTTATGGTTGAATTTCTCTTACTCTCCGTCCTTTTCGTTCTTCCAATGGAGTATTCAATTCCTCTCTTCGTAGGCGTCGTTGCAGTGGTTGAGGAAGCGTTTAAGGGCTCCGTTTTGCTTGCTGCTATAAGAAAAGGGCTCTCTCCCTACCCCTCTGCTCTTGCCTGCGGTCTGGGTTTCTTCGCCGGGGAGAAGCTGATAGTGCTGCTTAACGTGGCCACACAGTATAACGCCCTCCTACTTGCACAGTTCTTCGTTCTCCCGCTAATTCTTCACGTCTCTACCATGCTGCTCTTTGCCCTCTTCCGCTCCCACCCCCCCCTCGCCTTTACTCTCGCAGCAACGCTGCACTTCTTCTACAACCTCGCGGTGGTGATGACCCTTGCTTAATTTAAGAATCGTAGAGCTGGCCGCCAAAGATTTGAAGAGTGTCGGGAGAGAAAAAACGTTTCTCATGGCAGTTGGTCTCCAGCTCTTCGTAGCGATGTTCGCCTCCGTTCTCACCTTCGGTCTCCTTGTCCTCTACAATCCATCTTACGCTGGAATTGGCGGTGATGTCGAGATTGGTCTTGTTGGTGATGCTCCTGTCCTTGAGAGTGTCCTCAATGCCATAAAGTACGACTCAATCCAGCAAGCACTGGAGGACTTCTATTCCGGCAAGATCGATGCGGTCGTGTGGCTGCCGAAGGAGAACCTGAGTTCTACGAACTTTGTGCGTGTTTACCTGCCTAAAGAAGAGGTTAAAGCAATACAGGCATCTATAGTCCTGAGAGAGAAGCTTGTGGAATATGAGGAGAAGCTCAGAGAACTCAGGGGAGTTCCGGGTGAAGTGAATTTGAAGATCTATTCTCCAGAATTCGAGTCGGTTGAAGTGCCAGAAGGTTCCTCGGTTCCGTTCAAGCTGATTTACGTGGTTCTTATACCCCTGCTCATGCTGACAACGGCAGCAACAGCAGCAGGCATGTTTATAGACCTCATTACGGAGGAAATTGAGTCAAAAACAGCCCACGTCTTGCTCGCCACACCGCTAACGCCCATCGAGTTTATTGCCGGAAAAGTTCTCGCAGCGATCGTGCTTTCGGCCATCCTCGCACCAACATGGATGCTCCTTCTTATCCTCAACGGCGTAGAGATTCACAGCTTTGCCCTCGTTGCCCTGCTGTCCGTTGCCGTCTCCTGCATATTTATCTCAATCGCAGGCATCGCAAGCCTCGCAGGAGATAGAGAGAGGGCGCAGCTAATCTTTTCCCTGTTAGTCATCGGCCTGATACCAGTCTTCTTCATCTCCCACCTTACGCCTGCTGGTCTGGTTACGAGGATTGCTGCAGGCTCACCATTCGAAGTGTATGCAGTGGTAGTGTACCTGACGGCGCCTGTTTTGCTCGTTTATGTGTCCTCCAGACTTATTGCTGACAGGTTGTTTAGAGAATAAGCTGCTCTGGCAGCTTTTACTTATCTTCAGAAACTCCGGATTTTAACGATCTTACGTTAAAAGTTGGAAAAAACAAAAGATGAGCGGCACCCCAACTTTTGGGACGCCGCCGGCAGGATTCGAACCTGCGACCATCGGCTTAACAGGCCGACGCTCTACCAGCTAAGCTACGGCGGCTCTTGCCATTCTCATGCTGAGGTGAATTTAAACTTTATCCTCGTATATGTGCTGACCACTGAACTGCTGCAAGAAAGTACCGGTGGGCGCAACATTTTACTTTTTTGACACCTTCGGGAAGATTGGACTTTTCACACTACGTTATTTTCGCGACAAATTTAGGCAAGAGATAAAATTTACAAAAATAAAAATCAGTACGTCTTCGCTATCGCGTTCAGGTAGCCCTTTCCACCGCAGACGATACAGCTTCCTTCGTATTCAACATCAATCCAGTCCGGCTTTTCTTCAAACCTTCCAAGTACGCTGCCGCCCGCTTCAGTTTCTATGGAATCTCCACACTCCGTTGACGAGCAAAGGTGTACGAGTGCAACACCCTTTCCAACCCATCCTGCAACTTCAGAAATGTTATCGAAGTACTTTATTTTCTCCTTCATCCTTTCGAGAGCAGCTTTACTCATGCGCTCCTTCATTTCCGCAGCCCATTTCTCTATTCTTTCCTTTGTAAGCTCCTCGACGGAAATCTTGAACTTCTTCCTCTCATCCCTGAACGAAACGACCACTGCGTTCTCTGCAACCTCCTTCGGGCCAACCTCTATCCTCATCGCTGCACCCTTCAGCTCCCACCTGTAGTACTTCGCTCCCGGCCTCTCATCGCTGTCGTCCAGCAAAACGCGATATCCAAAGCCCTTCAGCCTGTCAAAGATTTTTTCGCACAGCTCAAGTACCTCTTTCTCCTTCCCCTTGTACAGAACCGGGATTATGACTATCTGCGTTGGCGAAACCTCAAATGGGAGAATAAGACCAAGATCGTCTCCATGTATGCTGATCAGTGCAGCTATGCAGCGTTCGGAGATACCGTAGCAGGTCTGGTGCGCAAATTCGTGCTCTCCGTCAGGTTTCTCATAAGTTATGCCAAACGTTCTGGCAAAATTATCTCCGAGGTGATGTACGGTTCCGATCTGCATTGTCCTGCCATCAGGCATGACCGTGTCGAACGCGATGGTGTATGCAGCGCCAGGGAACTTGTCCCACTCCGGCCTCCTTATGACGAGGTACGGAATTGCAAGGAAGTCGTAAAACTCCTTGTAGTAGCCCACCGCCTTTCTAACCTGCTCTTCTGCCTCTTCAAACGTTCTGTGGACTGTGTGTGCCTCTTTGAAGGACGTTATCTCGCGAAGCCTTATCAGAGGGCGGGTGTGCTTGGTTTCGTAACGGAAGGTGTTTACAATCTGGTAAACCTTAAGCGGTAAATCTGCATGACTCCTTATCCAGAGCTTGAACATGGGATACATTGCAGTCTCACTCGTGGGCCTTAACGCGAGTTTTACATCTAAAGGCGTTAGGCCGCCATGGGTTACCCAGTAAACCTCGTCCTCGAACCCCTTTATGTGCTCTCCTTCCCTTCCAAGCTCTGTTTCAGGAATCAAAGCAGGGAAGTAAACCTCGTCATGGTCTCTATCCATTATCTCCCTGAGTTTTCCATAAACAAGCTGCCTTATCTTGAATCCGAAGGGATACCAGACGTAAAGCCCCTTGACAGGGTAGCGAATGTCCATTATCTGCGCCTGCTGGATTATCTCGTGATACCACTCGGAGAAATTCTCCTTTGGCGGCAGGCTTTCTGATTTATCCTGAGCCATTACAGTCACCTCTAAGGCGGGCGGGTTGGCTTTTTATTAAGCTTTCGTAAGCTGCCAGTATAAAGCGCAGAAGAGGTTTGATATATGGTATTAACGTTTGGTTAGCTAGCTGGGATGGATCGCTTCATTGCTCACAGTACTGGTAGCCTTGACGTGCAGAGACGTGCAGAGCTATGACGAGAAACTTCCCAATGAGATCTATGAGCAGTACATGGCAGCGTGGGGGAAGGTCAACCTTGTACCTGAGGAGGTCAGGCTGGAGGGGCTCATAGCCACTGTCCAATCAAACTGATTAGTGGGCTGGCAATTTTATCAAATTTGCAAATCTATAAATTTTTAAATACTCTGGTGCAGATACGTAAATTGGTGACGAATTATGACAAATGTGGATTACGAAAGAGAGTATAATGAAATGCTTGAAAAGGCTATGAGCAAGCCTGGCTTAGCGGAGCTTATGAGGTTATATGGGAATATTAACAAGAGTATCAGGGTAAGTAAGAGATGTACGGGCAGAGTTGAATACTATTTTGCTACGAACTCAGATCACTCCTTCTGAGGTGTAAATTTTGCCCTCGTGGGGCGAGATACTTAGAGAAATCGCAAATAAGGAAATAGTGTGGGCAAAGAAAGTTGAACAAGGTGAAAATCTACCACATCCGTGTGACGTTGTAAGAAGAGAATATCTTATGAAACTTCACAAATATACAGGAAGAAACACGATCGTTTATGCTACAAGCTGGACTCAAGCACACCAGATTCCACCGGAATACATAACAATCACCGAGGAAGATATTCAGGGATTCATGGAGGCCATCTACGGGCTGGAAGGAAAGGAACTCGATCTGATCCTACATAGTCCCGGAGGTCAGCCAAGTGCAACAGAAGCTCTTGTGACATATCTCAGAAAGAAATTTGATGACATCCGAGTTATAGTTCCCCAGGCAGCAATGTCTGCTGCTACTATGCTGGCTTGTGCGGCAAATAAGATAATAATGGGCAAGCATTCTTCACTTGGCCCTGTTGACCCTCAGTTGATCCTCGACACCCCTCTTGGTAGGAGGTCTGTTCCAGCTGGGGCAATTCTTGATCAGTTTGGATGGGCCAAGTATGAATGTGAGGGTAATCAAGAAAGTTTGGGTATTTGGGTTCCTATACTACAGCAATACGGTCCTGCTTTACTTATAGAGGCAAATAACGCTATAGAACTCTCTCAACAGCTTGTTAATAAATGGCTAAGAGAGTATATGTTCAAAGACATAGAAGATGGCGAAAAACTTGCTGAGGCTATCTCCAAAAAGCTTTCAGATCATAGATACTTCAAAAGCCACAGCAGACATATAAGCATAGACGAAGCAAGAGAATTAGGACTTTTAGTAGAAGAGCTTGAAAATGATCAAAAATTTCAAGATCTCGTGCTTTCTGTATTTCATGCGACCACTATTACGTTTGACCTAACTGCAGCTGTCAAGATAATTGAGAACCATGAAGGTAGGGCATTTATTAAGCTATACGGACATCCAAAGCAGGATGAGTAAATCAAGAGTTAATTGCTATACTTGAACTGTTAGATAAACAATCACGCCGGCCTTTCGAGCCGGCGATCATACGGGACTCTCGATCCCGTGGTCCGGGACATAGTCCCAGCCTATTGTGTCCACAATCCTGGACCTGCATGCAGTTGCAGATCCTGCAACAAGGTGTGTGAACACAATAGACTGCAAAACGTTCCGACCTTGCGAGTCGGTTTATCATGTGGGCCTGTCGAGCCGCGACTCGGGTTCAAATCCTAAATTCTACAACCTTGCGAGTCGAAAGATTCTTCGACACTGTGGTCTTGGCAGTCTCTTCTCCACATTAACCCCCTGTTATCACCTTAGAACACGCCAGCCTGACGGTGCAAAATTAAAGCTTGTGTCCACACTTCCGTTGGATTCAAACGGATAAATAGAAACAGGCCTATAATTCCATAAGGATTCCACGGAGTAAGTGTCCCACAATCCTGGAACTGTGGATCCCAGGAACCAGGTTTGAACCATAAGTCCCGCAACCTTTCGACTCGAAAGAGTTTGACCTACTTCACTGTGGAGATGAGGCTCTCTTTTTTCTACCTCCCCGTCAACACCATAGAACATGCTAAAGTTTTGGTGCTAAACAAAATCACCAATAGATTTCAATATTTGAGACTATTCCCAAGCTCTCCCAGTAAAAGCCCCCTAATAATTCTTTCTGCTCCTCTAGTTCTTTGTATTTCTTGTCCAGCTTCTCCTTTTCCTCCTTTAACTCATCATACATTCTCTTGAGCTTTGCATATTCAACAGGATCGTGAATGACTGTTCTCCCTCTCAATTCTTTTTCGTATTCTTCAACCTTTTTATTAAACTCTTCAGCTTCTTTATTGTACTCTTCTAATGCCTTCTTGTACTCTATCCACTTCTGTTTGTAGTCCTCGTAAAACCAGTATTCTGGAGATTTTGCTTTATCTATACTTATCAGACCATACTCCTTACCCACAACCACATAGGCAATCTTATCGTAGTGCGGTGGGGAAAACGTCACCAATTTACCATCAACAAACTGATAAACTGTAATAAAGCCACCTCCAGTACAATCAACGTAAACTAGCCCTTTATCGGTTGTATTAAAGACATTGAGAGCATGTCCTATGCCATCAACAAAGTCTATTGCAACAAATCCAGCTCTAATTCCAGCAGCTTCAGCGTTGTTGTGAAGCATTTCGGCAAAGTCGGCACAGACAAACGAAGCATAGTCGTAAGAGAGTTTGTCGGTATCATCCTTTTTGAGGAAAGAGATTAGTTCATCCCAAGTAGGGTCGGTTGCGTTTTTATAGTTCACTAAGCAAACCCTCTCTCCCGATGCCTTAGCAATAGGAATACAATTTCTGTAGACATCAGGCTCAATGGTCTTCTTTACAGCCTCTATATTTACTGGAGGGATCGACGGAATTTCTGATAATATACCTCCCTCTTTTATTTTATCGAAGAACGGAAGAATTTCTTGGTCGAAATAACCCATAAATAGGACTAACAAAGAAAGCAGAATCAAATACTTGATCTTACTTGATTTTTTCTTTTTCTGGGTTCTGACTGGAACAGAATATGGTGTCGGTCTTATTTTACTCTTAGGCAAAGAAGGCTCTTTTACTCTAGAGACGAATGGAGGTGTTTTTGATCTCCATGCCTCGATATTCACACAATTGTGAGAGGGAGGTAACCTATGGTCTTCGCAAAACAAGCCACCACAGTACCTGCACTTGAATGGATATGCAACGTTTTTGCCGCAGAACTGGCACTTTGACATCTAATCCACCTATAAGGCTTGCTAAAACCAAACTACGACATCTTTTGTTTGAGTAACCTTACTTGAGGTGATCTCCAACTCAATCGATAGTTTATCTCCCGTTATCTTTTCAAGTTTAGCTCCGGGAATGAAGTACTTCTTGGAGACTGCTCCATTAGAAGCAATTGTGAATTCGTCAAGCGGTTCTTTTAGTTCTCTATTGGCATTGAATAGCTCTATGCCACTTGCTGTTTTGCCAGAGATCACGGTTACTCTGACTGGTGCACTGTTCTTGTTTTCGAACTTCAGAGTTAATCCAATCCCGCTGGCTTCATGACTTGCAATAAAATAGTAATTTTCCAAGGACACTATTACTTTTTCAGCAATATTAGGAGTTGGGTTTACTACCACTGCCTGTGGATTTGATAACTGAGGAGTGTTTCCCGTCTCAAAATTCGGTGAGGGCAAATAGCCATATTTAAAACCCAAAAACAGAACTGCGATGACTAATATAGCCGCGATTGCGCCAACTGCTTTCGCTGAAATTTTCCTATGTGAAATATTTTCCTGGTGGGGAAACTCTTCTACTGGCCTAACTGTAAGTTTAGGATAAGACAACTCAGATACTTGGGTTGAAGAAGTTGAGGAAGGAGGGCAAGCCTCGAACAACTCGTCAAATTTCTCATCCTCTGTAGTATCTACTTTCTCCACCCTTATCTTCGGTTTTTCACGCCCTCTTTTTGCTGGAGGGACTTTGTAGCCCCCTATCCTTACATAGGACACTGTCCCCCTGTCAACCACTATTTTCTCAGGGACGTAGTTTTCGCAGCAGTGGTCGTGTGGGAGGCTGTGTTCTTCGCAGAAACGACCTCCGCAATAGCGGCACTCTTTCAAAGAAGATATCTTCCCACACCACTCGCACATGCGACGGAGGTCTTCCTCTGTAATCCCGGGAGGCAAAACTTTCTCCTGCTCGTAGCCTTTACATTCATGAGCCTCCGGTTTTCTGTGATCTTCACAAAAAGATAGCCCGCATTTAGAACAGATGAAGATGTTGTCGTTGAAAATATACTTACCACAGTAATAGCAGTACTTTCTTCGAGGCAACTGGTAGAGGTCTGCACTCATTTAAACCCCTGTTGTACATGATTAACAAAATCTAAAAACTTTTCGAAATCAAATCAGATAGGAAATTACTATATGTAGATGAATTAACAAAGAACGTGAAGACCTCGTAATAACTGAGGTGGGTTACATCAGTCTCGATTGTTCCCATTTTGGTTCCTAAAACAAAGCTAAGGTAACAAGTCCAAATAGGACACCAACAACCAATACGCAATCAAGGCCAGTAGTTTTCAGACAATTAATAAGAAATCCTCTCCTAATTTACCCAAATCTTTAGAAGGAAAGCTTCTGGTGTTCATACTCCCCTATATCAAACAAATAATGGTCAACAACAGTCAAATACAAGTGGACCGGTGGGGATTTGAACCCCAGGCCTCCGCCATGCCAAGGCGGCGCTCTACCGCTGAGCTACCGGCCCGTTTTGCTATGCAGGTTTCAACTGCGGGAGGTTGCAGGTGCAACCCTGTCCCTCTTCGCAATGTTAGACACCATGCTATTTTAAAGCTTTTCCCTACCGCACAACACTCTGAGTCTGAACCGTATTACATAAAACTCCAAAAACATTACCCTCGCACTGAAACTTTTGACTCCCGTGCGTTTCCTTCACAAACCTCGTACCACCCATTTGGATAAACGATGTACTGCGGAGTTCCCTGATATTCTCCACCAGGATGTCTGGCAGTCCAGTCAAGATTTAACCACACTCCACCTTCTTCGTCAATATGATAATGCATAGTCGAGTTGTATTTCTCTTCAAGATATTTCAGTATCTGATTCGTGTCCGTACTATTGTACTCCCCGAGGTAAACTTCAGCGTACGCATGGTCTTCGATGATTACTATTCTGGACGTGCCTCCTATTGCCTCGATGAGGGCAGACATAAGTATTGCATAGTCGTCGCAGTCGCCCACAAGGCCAAGTTCAATCGTACGGCTTGCTGGCGAGAAGTAATCACAGCCATGAGGGTCGCTAACGTAGCGCCATCGGTTGAAAACGTATTCGTAGATGTAACAGATTTGATCGATGTTGTACTCGCCCGGATGGATAGCCGCAACCTTTACGGCAAAATCCCGTGTTGTTGGGCTTGTGTAGTCTATCGCCTTTGATATCTCAGAACTGATTTTTTTGATCCACGCTTCATCTTCCATACAAGAATTTGAGCTAACGTTATGCTCTGCAGCCTGACTTTTTACGGGCACGTTTTGAGTATTTTGTGCATTTTGTATGCTGGCACACCCCATAAGCCCAGTAGAGAAAATCATCAAAGCTATCAAA
Protein-coding regions in this window:
- a CDS encoding ABC transporter permease, with the protein product MLNLRIVELAAKDLKSVGREKTFLMAVGLQLFVAMFASVLTFGLLVLYNPSYAGIGGDVEIGLVGDAPVLESVLNAIKYDSIQQALEDFYSGKIDAVVWLPKENLSSTNFVRVYLPKEEVKAIQASIVLREKLVEYEEKLRELRGVPGEVNLKIYSPEFESVEVPEGSSVPFKLIYVVLIPLLMLTTAATAAGMFIDLITEEIESKTAHVLLATPLTPIEFIAGKVLAAIVLSAILAPTWMLLLILNGVEIHSFALVALLSVAVSCIFISIAGIASLAGDRERAQLIFSLLVIGLIPVFFISHLTPAGLVTRIAAGSPFEVYAVVVYLTAPVLLVYVSSRLIADRLFRE
- the proS gene encoding proline--tRNA ligase encodes the protein MAQDKSESLPPKENFSEWYHEIIQQAQIMDIRYPVKGLYVWYPFGFKIRQLVYGKLREIMDRDHDEVYFPALIPETELGREGEHIKGFEDEVYWVTHGGLTPLDVKLALRPTSETAMYPMFKLWIRSHADLPLKVYQIVNTFRYETKHTRPLIRLREITSFKEAHTVHRTFEEAEEQVRKAVGYYKEFYDFLAIPYLVIRRPEWDKFPGAAYTIAFDTVMPDGRTMQIGTVHHLGDNFARTFGITYEKPDGEHEFAHQTCYGISERCIAALISIHGDDLGLILPFEVSPTQIVIIPVLYKGKEKEVLELCEKIFDRLKGFGYRVLLDDSDERPGAKYYRWELKGAAMRIEVGPKEVAENAVVVSFRDERKKFKISVEELTKERIEKWAAEMKERMSKAALERMKEKIKYFDNISEVAGWVGKGVALVHLCSSTECGDSIETEAGGSVLGRFEEKPDWIDVEYEGSCIVCGGKGYLNAIAKTY
- a CDS encoding SDH family Clp fold serine proteinase, which codes for MPSWGEILREIANKEIVWAKKVEQGENLPHPCDVVRREYLMKLHKYTGRNTIVYATSWTQAHQIPPEYITITEEDIQGFMEAIYGLEGKELDLILHSPGGQPSATEALVTYLRKKFDDIRVIVPQAAMSAATMLACAANKIIMGKHSSLGPVDPQLILDTPLGRRSVPAGAILDQFGWAKYECEGNQESLGIWVPILQQYGPALLIEANNAIELSQQLVNKWLREYMFKDIEDGEKLAEAISKKLSDHRYFKSHSRHISIDEARELGLLVEELENDQKFQDLVLSVFHATTITFDLTAAVKIIENHEGRAFIKLYGHPKQDE
- a CDS encoding AN1-type zinc finger domain-containing protein, which encodes MSKCQFCGKNVAYPFKCRYCGGLFCEDHRLPPSHNCVNIEAWRSKTPPFVSRVKEPSLPKSKIRPTPYSVPVRTQKKKKSSKIKYLILLSLLVLFMGYFDQEILPFFDKIKEGGILSEIPSIPPVNIEAVKKTIEPDVYRNCIPIAKASGERVCLVNYKNATDPTWDELISFLKKDDTDKLSYDYASFVCADFAEMLHNNAEAAGIRAGFVAIDFVDGIGHALNVFNTTDKGLVYVDCTGGGFITVYQFVDGKLVTFSPPHYDKIAYVVVGKEYGLISIDKAKSPEYWFYEDYKQKWIEYKKALEEYNKEAEEFNKKVEEYEKELRGRTVIHDPVEYAKLKRMYDELKEEKEKLDKKYKELEEQKELLGGFYWESLGIVSNIEIYW
- a CDS encoding AN1-type zinc finger protein → MSADLYQLPRRKYCYYCGKYIFNDNIFICSKCGLSFCEDHRKPEAHECKGYEQEKVLPPGITEEDLRRMCEWCGKISSLKECRYCGGRFCEEHSLPHDHCCENYVPEKIVVDRGTVSYVRIGGYKVPPAKRGREKPKIRVEKVDTTEDEKFDELFEACPPSSTSSTQVSELSYPKLTVRPVEEFPHQENISHRKISAKAVGAIAAILVIAVLFLGFKYGYLPSPNFETGNTPQLSNPQAVVVNPTPNIAEKVIVSLENYYFIASHEASGIGLTLKFENKNSAPVRVTVISGKTASGIELFNANRELKEPLDEFTIASNGAVSKKYFIPGAKLEKITGDKLSIELEITSSKVTQTKDVVVWF
- a CDS encoding transglutaminase-like domain-containing protein: MKWRAAFLIALMIFSTGLMGCASIQNAQNTQNVPVKSQAAEHNVSSNSCMEDEAWIKKISSEISKAIDYTSPTTRDFAVKVAAIHPGEYNIDQICYIYEYVFNRWRYVSDPHGCDYFSPASRTIELGLVGDCDDYAILMSALIEAIGGTSRIVIIEDHAYAEVYLGEYNSTDTNQILKYLEEKYNSTMHYHIDEEGGVWLNLDWTARHPGGEYQGTPQYIVYPNGWYEVCEGNARESKVSVRG